The following coding sequences are from one Salmo trutta chromosome 36, fSalTru1.1, whole genome shotgun sequence window:
- the LOC115176042 gene encoding sodium bicarbonate cotransporter 3 isoform X3 codes for MSLRRSITGGGLDEEAIVDLGKTSSTTHTNYETEELESHRAVYVGVHVPLGRESKRRHHRRGHKHHRKRREREEDHEEEDREDPTYDTPSQRVQFILGTEDDDVEHVPHDLFTELDELSFRDGSATEWKETARWLKFEEDVEDGGERWSKPYVATLSLHSLFELRSCILNGTVMLDMRATCIEEIADMLIDSMVASGQLQEELCLKVREAMLKRHHHQNERKLSNRIPLVRSIADIGKKHSDPLLLERHGEGLSASRHSLKPGASVSNLSQRRESRVSVLLNLLLPNSSSSTSAGGSSPGPSPLTTPQNTPPTPRRSPDPPRAPGPAPVPQAIPEVVVSPPEDDESPPTAITKDKEAYTNWQPSLQTKGLQQLPLEGPLMSTHSVPSNLDSSSKTGERRPSRAGVSKENSSVDFSKVDMNFMKKIPPGAEASNVLVGEVDFLERPIIAFVRLSPAVLITGLTEVPVPTRFLFLLLGPHGKGPQYHEIGRSMATLMTDEIFHDVAYKAKDRMDLLSGIDEFLDQVTVLPPGEWDPSIRIEPPKNVPSQLKRKIPSQPNGSPSPSGEMLKEEDEGHGAGPELQRTGRIFGGLVMDIKRKAPFYWSDIRDSFNLQCLASILFLYCACMSPVITFGGLLGEATKGNISAIESLFGASLTGVAFSLFAGQPLTILGSTGPVLVFEKILFKFCKDYGLSYLSLRTSIGLWTAFLCLVLVATDASSLVCYITRFTEEAFAALICIIFIYEALEKLFHLGEHYPVNMHNELDNLTLYSCQCSPPANASAEILQTWNRTGHTPDAISWNSLNVSMCNLLHGEFSGPACGHHGPYIPDVLFWSIILFFTTFFLSSFLKEIKTERYFPTKVRSTISDFAVFLTIMIMVLVDYLMGIPSPKLNVPDRFEPTSKHRGWLISPLGTNPWWTLLVAALPALLCTILIFMDQQITAVIINRKEHKLKKGCGYHLDLLVVAVMLGVCSIMGLPWFVAATVLSISHVNSLKVESGCSAPGEQPKFLGIREQRVTGFMIFVLMGCSVFMTSALKFIPMPVLYGVFLYMGASSLKGIQFFDRIKLFGMPAKHQPDLIYLRYVPLWKVHVFTLVQLTCLILLWVIKASAAAVVFPMMVLALVFIRKLLDFFFTKRELSYLDDLMPESKKKKEDDKKKKEREKREAQALLLVEQVGVNSVKVHYDGGNLLKIPVKTFSGSSCDLSNVNISEEMAKSGACKAVALSADFGPSMKRSQSQEKVACVRVNMDTTEAGGESSALETAL; via the exons ATGAGCCTTAGGAGGTCTATCACTGgtggg ggtcTTGACGAGGAGGCCATCGTTGACCTTGGGAAGACCAGCTCCACCACCCACACCAACTATGAGACGGAAGAGCTGGAGA GCCACAGGGCGGTCTACGTCGGGGTCCATGTGCCCCTGGGCCGGGAGAGCAAACGCAGGCACCATCGCAGAGGCCACAAACACCACCGCAAGAGGCGGGAGCGGGAGGAGGACCATGAAGAGGAGGACCGTGAGGACCCCACTTATG aCACGCCCTCCCAGCGGGTGCAGTTTATCCTGGGTACGGAAGATGACGACGTGGAGCACGTCCCCCACGACCTGTTCACCGAGCTGGACGAGCTGTCCTTCAGGGACGGGAGCGCCACCGAGTGGAAGGAGACAGCCAG GTGGCTGAAGTTCGAGGAGGACGTGGAAGATGGAGGGGAGCGTTGGAGCAAGCCTTACGTGGCCACCCTGTCTCTACACAGCCTGTTTGAGCTGAGGAGCTGCATCCTCAACGGAACCGTCATGCTAGACATGAGGGCCACCTGTATCGAGGAGATCGCAG ACATGCTGATTGACAGCATGGTGGCGTCAGGCCAGCTGCAGGAGGAGCTGTGTCTGAAGGTGCGTGAGGCCATGTTGAAAAGACACCACCATCAGAACGAGAGGAAACTCAGCAACCGCATCCCGCTGGTCCGCTCAATCGCAGACATAGGCAAGAAACACTCAGACCCGTTGTTGCTTGAGAGACACG GGGAGGGCCTCTCTGCCTCCCGCCACTCCCTGAAGCCGGGGGCCTCCGTCTCCAACCTGTCCCAGAGGCGAGAGTCCCGGGTCTCCgtcctcctcaacctcctcctgcctaactcctcctcctccacctccgctGGGGGGTCCTCCCCCGGACCCTCGCCCCTCACCACCCCCCAGAACACCCCCCCTACTCCCCGCCGCTCCCCAGATCCTCCCCGCGCCCCTGGACCCGCCCCGGTCCCCCAGGCCATCCCGGAGGTGGTGGTGTCACCGCCTGAGGATGACGAGTCGCCACCCACCGCCATTACAAAGGATAAGGAGGCGTATACCAATTGGCAACCGTCGCTGCAGACTAAAGGGCTCCAGCAGCTGCCCTTAGAAG GGCCACTGATGTCCACGCACTCTGTCCCCAGTAACCTGGATAGCAGCAGCAAGACCGGGGAGAGGAGGCCCTCCAGAGCTGGGGTCAGTAAAGAGAACAGCAGTGTGGACTTCAGCAAG GTGGACATGAACTTCATGAAGAAGATTCCTCCGGGCGCCGAGGCGTCCAACGTGCTGGTAGGGGAGGTGGACTTCCTGGAGAGGCCCATCATCGCCTTCGTACGCCTGTCCCCAGCCGTCCTCATCACAGGGCTCACGGAGGTGCCCGTGCCCACCAG GTTTTTGTTTCTGCTGCTGGGTCCACATGGTAAAGGCCCTCAGTACCATGAGATTGGCAGATCCATGGCCACACTGATGACAGATGAG atattccatgatgTGGCGTACAAGGCCAAAGATCGGATGGACCTGCTGTCTGGGATAGATGAATTTCTGGACCAGGTGACAGTCCTGCCCCCAGGAGAATGGGACCCCTCGATACGAATCGAACCCCCCAAGAACGTCCCATCGCAG TTGAAGAGGAAGATTCCCTCCCAGCCCAACGGGTCGCCCTCACCCTCTGGGGAGATGttgaaggaggaggatgaaggccaCGGAGCTGGGCCCGAGCTGCAGAGAACCGGACG GATCTTTGGAGGCCTGGTGATGGATATAAAGCGGAAGGCCCCGTTCTACTGGAGCGACATTCGGGACTCGTTTAACCTGCAGTGTCTGGCTTCCATCCTGTTCCTCTACTGCGCCTGCATGTCCCCGGTCATCACCTTCGGAGGACTGCTGGGCGAGGCCACCAAGGGAAACATA AGTGCCATAGAGTCTCTGTTTGGGGCATCCCTCACAGGAGTGGCCTTCTCTCTGTTTGCGGGGCAGCCCCTCACTATACTGGGCAGTACGGGGCCTGTCCTAGTTTTCGAGAAGATCCTCTTCAAGTTTTGCAA GGACTACGGCCTGTCCTACCTGTCTCTGAGGACCAGCATCGGCCTGTGGACGGCCTTCCTCTGCCTGGTCCTGGTGGCCACAGACGCTAGCTCCCTGGTCTGTTACATCACCCGCTTCACAGAGGAGGCCTTCGCCGCGCTCATCTGCATCATCTTCATCTACGAGGCCCTGGAGAAGCTCTTCCACCTGGGGGAACACTACCCCGTCAACATGCACAACGAGCTGGACAACCTCACCCTCTACTC GTGTCAGTGTTCTCCACCAGCCAACGCCTCCGCTGAGATCTTACAGACGTGGAACCGGACAGGACACACACCAGACGCTATCTCCTGGAACAGCCTCAACGTATCG ATGTGTAACCTGCTCCATGGAGAGTTTTCTGGTCCTGCCTGTGGTCACCACGGCCCCTACATCCCAGATGTCCTCTTCTGGtccatcatcctcttcttcaccaccttcttcctctcctccttcctcaagGAGATCAAGACCGAGCGATACTTCCCTACAAAG GTACGCTCCACCATCAGTGACTTTGCTGTGTTTCTGACCATTATGATCATGGTGCTGGTGGACTATCTGATGGGCATCCCCTCTCCTAAACTCAACGTACCCGACCGCTTTGAG CCTACCTCCAAGCATCGTGGCTGGCTGATCTCCCCGCTGGGCACCAACCCCTGGTGGACCCTGCTGGTGGCGGCGCTGCCCGCTCTACTCTGCACCATCCTCATCTTCATGGACCAGCAGATCACCGCCGTCATCATCAACCGCAAAGAACACAAACTCAAG AAAGGCTGTGGCTACCATCTGGACCTGCTGGTGGTGGCGGTAATGCTGGGGGTTTGCTCCATCATGGGCCTGCCCTGGTTCGTAGCCGCCACCGTGCTCTCCATCTCCCACGTCAACAGCCTCAAG GTGGAGTCGGGCTGCTCGGCGCCAGGAGAACAGCCCAAGTTCCTGGGCATCAGAGAGCAGAGGGTCACCGGCTTcatgatctttgtcctcatgggcTGCTCCGTCTTCATGACCTCCGCACTCAAG TTCATTCCTATGCCAGTGCTGTACGGGGTCTTCCTCTACATGGGAGCCTCTTCACTCAAAGGCATTCAG ttctTTGACCGTATCAAGTTGTTTGGTATGCCAGCCAAGCACCAGCCGGACCTGATCTACCTGCGCTACGTTCCCCTGTGGAAGGTCCATGTGTTCACCCTGGTGCAGCTCACCTGCCTCATACTGCTGTGGGTCATCAAGGCCTCCGCAGCCGCTGTCGTTTTCCCCATGATG GTGCTGGCCCTCGTCTTCATTCGGAAGCTTCTCGACTTTTTCTTTACCAAGAGGGAGCTCAGCTATCTGGACGACTTGATGCCCGAGAGCAAGAAGAAGAAAGAGGATgacaagaagaagaaggagagggagaaacgg GAGGCCCAGGCTTTATTGCTCGTAGAACAGGTGGGCGTGAATTCTGTGAAGGTCCATTATGACGGTGGGAACCTGCTCAAGATCCCAGTCAAAACGTTCTCAGGGAG
- the LOC115176042 gene encoding sodium bicarbonate cotransporter 3 isoform X5, with product MEENSEQERPLLRTGLDEEAIVDLGKTSSTTHTNYETEELESHRAVYVGVHVPLGRESKRRHHRRGHKHHRKRREREEDHEEEDREDPTYDTPSQRVQFILGTEDDDVEHVPHDLFTELDELSFRDGSATEWKETARWLKFEEDVEDGGERWSKPYVATLSLHSLFELRSCILNGTVMLDMRATCIEEIADMLIDSMVASGQLQEELCLKVREAMLKRHHHQNERKLSNRIPLVRSIADIGKKHSDPLLLERHGEGLSASRHSLKPGASVSNLSQRRESRVSVLLNLLLPNSSSSTSAGGSSPGPSPLTTPQNTPPTPRRSPDPPRAPGPAPVPQAIPEVVVSPPEDDESPPTAITKDKEAYTNWQPSLQTKGLQQLPLEGPLMSTHSVPSNLDSSSKTGERRPSRAGVSKENSSVDFSKVDMNFMKKIPPGAEASNVLVGEVDFLERPIIAFVRLSPAVLITGLTEVPVPTRFLFLLLGPHGKGPQYHEIGRSMATLMTDEIFHDVAYKAKDRMDLLSGIDEFLDQVTVLPPGEWDPSIRIEPPKNVPSQLKRKIPSQPNGSPSPSGEMLKEEDEGHGAGPELQRTGRIFGGLVMDIKRKAPFYWSDIRDSFNLQCLASILFLYCACMSPVITFGGLLGEATKGNISAIESLFGASLTGVAFSLFAGQPLTILGSTGPVLVFEKILFKFCKDYGLSYLSLRTSIGLWTAFLCLVLVATDASSLVCYITRFTEEAFAALICIIFIYEALEKLFHLGEHYPVNMHNELDNLTLYSCQCSPPANASAEILQTWNRTGHTPDAISWNSLNVSMCNLLHGEFSGPACGHHGPYIPDVLFWSIILFFTTFFLSSFLKEIKTERYFPTKVRSTISDFAVFLTIMIMVLVDYLMGIPSPKLNVPDRFEPTSKHRGWLISPLGTNPWWTLLVAALPALLCTILIFMDQQITAVIINRKEHKLKKGCGYHLDLLVVAVMLGVCSIMGLPWFVAATVLSISHVNSLKVESGCSAPGEQPKFLGIREQRVTGFMIFVLMGCSVFMTSALKFIPMPVLYGVFLYMGASSLKGIQFFDRIKLFGMPAKHQPDLIYLRYVPLWKVHVFTLVQLTCLILLWVIKASAAAVVFPMMVLALVFIRKLLDFFFTKRELSYLDDLMPESKKKKEDDKKKKEREKREAQALLLVEQVGVNSVKVHYDGGNLLKIPVKTFSGSQEKVACVRVNMDTTEAGGESSALETAL from the exons ggtcTTGACGAGGAGGCCATCGTTGACCTTGGGAAGACCAGCTCCACCACCCACACCAACTATGAGACGGAAGAGCTGGAGA GCCACAGGGCGGTCTACGTCGGGGTCCATGTGCCCCTGGGCCGGGAGAGCAAACGCAGGCACCATCGCAGAGGCCACAAACACCACCGCAAGAGGCGGGAGCGGGAGGAGGACCATGAAGAGGAGGACCGTGAGGACCCCACTTATG aCACGCCCTCCCAGCGGGTGCAGTTTATCCTGGGTACGGAAGATGACGACGTGGAGCACGTCCCCCACGACCTGTTCACCGAGCTGGACGAGCTGTCCTTCAGGGACGGGAGCGCCACCGAGTGGAAGGAGACAGCCAG GTGGCTGAAGTTCGAGGAGGACGTGGAAGATGGAGGGGAGCGTTGGAGCAAGCCTTACGTGGCCACCCTGTCTCTACACAGCCTGTTTGAGCTGAGGAGCTGCATCCTCAACGGAACCGTCATGCTAGACATGAGGGCCACCTGTATCGAGGAGATCGCAG ACATGCTGATTGACAGCATGGTGGCGTCAGGCCAGCTGCAGGAGGAGCTGTGTCTGAAGGTGCGTGAGGCCATGTTGAAAAGACACCACCATCAGAACGAGAGGAAACTCAGCAACCGCATCCCGCTGGTCCGCTCAATCGCAGACATAGGCAAGAAACACTCAGACCCGTTGTTGCTTGAGAGACACG GGGAGGGCCTCTCTGCCTCCCGCCACTCCCTGAAGCCGGGGGCCTCCGTCTCCAACCTGTCCCAGAGGCGAGAGTCCCGGGTCTCCgtcctcctcaacctcctcctgcctaactcctcctcctccacctccgctGGGGGGTCCTCCCCCGGACCCTCGCCCCTCACCACCCCCCAGAACACCCCCCCTACTCCCCGCCGCTCCCCAGATCCTCCCCGCGCCCCTGGACCCGCCCCGGTCCCCCAGGCCATCCCGGAGGTGGTGGTGTCACCGCCTGAGGATGACGAGTCGCCACCCACCGCCATTACAAAGGATAAGGAGGCGTATACCAATTGGCAACCGTCGCTGCAGACTAAAGGGCTCCAGCAGCTGCCCTTAGAAG GGCCACTGATGTCCACGCACTCTGTCCCCAGTAACCTGGATAGCAGCAGCAAGACCGGGGAGAGGAGGCCCTCCAGAGCTGGGGTCAGTAAAGAGAACAGCAGTGTGGACTTCAGCAAG GTGGACATGAACTTCATGAAGAAGATTCCTCCGGGCGCCGAGGCGTCCAACGTGCTGGTAGGGGAGGTGGACTTCCTGGAGAGGCCCATCATCGCCTTCGTACGCCTGTCCCCAGCCGTCCTCATCACAGGGCTCACGGAGGTGCCCGTGCCCACCAG GTTTTTGTTTCTGCTGCTGGGTCCACATGGTAAAGGCCCTCAGTACCATGAGATTGGCAGATCCATGGCCACACTGATGACAGATGAG atattccatgatgTGGCGTACAAGGCCAAAGATCGGATGGACCTGCTGTCTGGGATAGATGAATTTCTGGACCAGGTGACAGTCCTGCCCCCAGGAGAATGGGACCCCTCGATACGAATCGAACCCCCCAAGAACGTCCCATCGCAG TTGAAGAGGAAGATTCCCTCCCAGCCCAACGGGTCGCCCTCACCCTCTGGGGAGATGttgaaggaggaggatgaaggccaCGGAGCTGGGCCCGAGCTGCAGAGAACCGGACG GATCTTTGGAGGCCTGGTGATGGATATAAAGCGGAAGGCCCCGTTCTACTGGAGCGACATTCGGGACTCGTTTAACCTGCAGTGTCTGGCTTCCATCCTGTTCCTCTACTGCGCCTGCATGTCCCCGGTCATCACCTTCGGAGGACTGCTGGGCGAGGCCACCAAGGGAAACATA AGTGCCATAGAGTCTCTGTTTGGGGCATCCCTCACAGGAGTGGCCTTCTCTCTGTTTGCGGGGCAGCCCCTCACTATACTGGGCAGTACGGGGCCTGTCCTAGTTTTCGAGAAGATCCTCTTCAAGTTTTGCAA GGACTACGGCCTGTCCTACCTGTCTCTGAGGACCAGCATCGGCCTGTGGACGGCCTTCCTCTGCCTGGTCCTGGTGGCCACAGACGCTAGCTCCCTGGTCTGTTACATCACCCGCTTCACAGAGGAGGCCTTCGCCGCGCTCATCTGCATCATCTTCATCTACGAGGCCCTGGAGAAGCTCTTCCACCTGGGGGAACACTACCCCGTCAACATGCACAACGAGCTGGACAACCTCACCCTCTACTC GTGTCAGTGTTCTCCACCAGCCAACGCCTCCGCTGAGATCTTACAGACGTGGAACCGGACAGGACACACACCAGACGCTATCTCCTGGAACAGCCTCAACGTATCG ATGTGTAACCTGCTCCATGGAGAGTTTTCTGGTCCTGCCTGTGGTCACCACGGCCCCTACATCCCAGATGTCCTCTTCTGGtccatcatcctcttcttcaccaccttcttcctctcctccttcctcaagGAGATCAAGACCGAGCGATACTTCCCTACAAAG GTACGCTCCACCATCAGTGACTTTGCTGTGTTTCTGACCATTATGATCATGGTGCTGGTGGACTATCTGATGGGCATCCCCTCTCCTAAACTCAACGTACCCGACCGCTTTGAG CCTACCTCCAAGCATCGTGGCTGGCTGATCTCCCCGCTGGGCACCAACCCCTGGTGGACCCTGCTGGTGGCGGCGCTGCCCGCTCTACTCTGCACCATCCTCATCTTCATGGACCAGCAGATCACCGCCGTCATCATCAACCGCAAAGAACACAAACTCAAG AAAGGCTGTGGCTACCATCTGGACCTGCTGGTGGTGGCGGTAATGCTGGGGGTTTGCTCCATCATGGGCCTGCCCTGGTTCGTAGCCGCCACCGTGCTCTCCATCTCCCACGTCAACAGCCTCAAG GTGGAGTCGGGCTGCTCGGCGCCAGGAGAACAGCCCAAGTTCCTGGGCATCAGAGAGCAGAGGGTCACCGGCTTcatgatctttgtcctcatgggcTGCTCCGTCTTCATGACCTCCGCACTCAAG TTCATTCCTATGCCAGTGCTGTACGGGGTCTTCCTCTACATGGGAGCCTCTTCACTCAAAGGCATTCAG ttctTTGACCGTATCAAGTTGTTTGGTATGCCAGCCAAGCACCAGCCGGACCTGATCTACCTGCGCTACGTTCCCCTGTGGAAGGTCCATGTGTTCACCCTGGTGCAGCTCACCTGCCTCATACTGCTGTGGGTCATCAAGGCCTCCGCAGCCGCTGTCGTTTTCCCCATGATG GTGCTGGCCCTCGTCTTCATTCGGAAGCTTCTCGACTTTTTCTTTACCAAGAGGGAGCTCAGCTATCTGGACGACTTGATGCCCGAGAGCAAGAAGAAGAAAGAGGATgacaagaagaagaaggagagggagaaacgg GAGGCCCAGGCTTTATTGCTCGTAGAACAGGTGGGCGTGAATTCTGTGAAGGTCCATTATGACGGTGGGAACCTGCTCAAGATCCCAGTCAAAACGTTCTCAGGGAG
- the LOC115176042 gene encoding sodium bicarbonate cotransporter 3 isoform X4, whose product MEENSEQERPLLRTGLDEEAIVDLGKTSSTTHTNYETEELESHRAVYVGVHVPLGRESKRRHHRRGHKHHRKRREREEDHEEEDREDPTYDTPSQRVQFILGTEDDDVEHVPHDLFTELDELSFRDGSATEWKETARWLKFEEDVEDGGERWSKPYVATLSLHSLFELRSCILNGTVMLDMRATCIEEIADMLIDSMVASGQLQEELCLKVREAMLKRHHHQNERKLSNRIPLVRSIADIGKKHSDPLLLERHGEGLSASRHSLKPGASVSNLSQRRESRVSVLLNLLLPNSSSSTSAGGSSPGPSPLTTPQNTPPTPRRSPDPPRAPGPAPVPQAIPEVVVSPPEDDESPPTAITKDKEAYTNWQPSLQTKGLQQLPLEGPLMSTHSVPSNLDSSSKTGERRPSRAGVDMNFMKKIPPGAEASNVLVGEVDFLERPIIAFVRLSPAVLITGLTEVPVPTRFLFLLLGPHGKGPQYHEIGRSMATLMTDEIFHDVAYKAKDRMDLLSGIDEFLDQVTVLPPGEWDPSIRIEPPKNVPSQLKRKIPSQPNGSPSPSGEMLKEEDEGHGAGPELQRTGRIFGGLVMDIKRKAPFYWSDIRDSFNLQCLASILFLYCACMSPVITFGGLLGEATKGNISAIESLFGASLTGVAFSLFAGQPLTILGSTGPVLVFEKILFKFCKDYGLSYLSLRTSIGLWTAFLCLVLVATDASSLVCYITRFTEEAFAALICIIFIYEALEKLFHLGEHYPVNMHNELDNLTLYSCQCSPPANASAEILQTWNRTGHTPDAISWNSLNVSMCNLLHGEFSGPACGHHGPYIPDVLFWSIILFFTTFFLSSFLKEIKTERYFPTKVRSTISDFAVFLTIMIMVLVDYLMGIPSPKLNVPDRFEPTSKHRGWLISPLGTNPWWTLLVAALPALLCTILIFMDQQITAVIINRKEHKLKKGCGYHLDLLVVAVMLGVCSIMGLPWFVAATVLSISHVNSLKVESGCSAPGEQPKFLGIREQRVTGFMIFVLMGCSVFMTSALKFIPMPVLYGVFLYMGASSLKGIQFFDRIKLFGMPAKHQPDLIYLRYVPLWKVHVFTLVQLTCLILLWVIKASAAAVVFPMMVLALVFIRKLLDFFFTKRELSYLDDLMPESKKKKEDDKKKKEREKREAQALLLVEQVGVNSVKVHYDGGNLLKIPVKTFSGSSCDLSNVNISEEMAKSGACKAVALSADFGPSMKRSQSQEKVACVRVNMDTTEAGGESSALETAL is encoded by the exons ggtcTTGACGAGGAGGCCATCGTTGACCTTGGGAAGACCAGCTCCACCACCCACACCAACTATGAGACGGAAGAGCTGGAGA GCCACAGGGCGGTCTACGTCGGGGTCCATGTGCCCCTGGGCCGGGAGAGCAAACGCAGGCACCATCGCAGAGGCCACAAACACCACCGCAAGAGGCGGGAGCGGGAGGAGGACCATGAAGAGGAGGACCGTGAGGACCCCACTTATG aCACGCCCTCCCAGCGGGTGCAGTTTATCCTGGGTACGGAAGATGACGACGTGGAGCACGTCCCCCACGACCTGTTCACCGAGCTGGACGAGCTGTCCTTCAGGGACGGGAGCGCCACCGAGTGGAAGGAGACAGCCAG GTGGCTGAAGTTCGAGGAGGACGTGGAAGATGGAGGGGAGCGTTGGAGCAAGCCTTACGTGGCCACCCTGTCTCTACACAGCCTGTTTGAGCTGAGGAGCTGCATCCTCAACGGAACCGTCATGCTAGACATGAGGGCCACCTGTATCGAGGAGATCGCAG ACATGCTGATTGACAGCATGGTGGCGTCAGGCCAGCTGCAGGAGGAGCTGTGTCTGAAGGTGCGTGAGGCCATGTTGAAAAGACACCACCATCAGAACGAGAGGAAACTCAGCAACCGCATCCCGCTGGTCCGCTCAATCGCAGACATAGGCAAGAAACACTCAGACCCGTTGTTGCTTGAGAGACACG GGGAGGGCCTCTCTGCCTCCCGCCACTCCCTGAAGCCGGGGGCCTCCGTCTCCAACCTGTCCCAGAGGCGAGAGTCCCGGGTCTCCgtcctcctcaacctcctcctgcctaactcctcctcctccacctccgctGGGGGGTCCTCCCCCGGACCCTCGCCCCTCACCACCCCCCAGAACACCCCCCCTACTCCCCGCCGCTCCCCAGATCCTCCCCGCGCCCCTGGACCCGCCCCGGTCCCCCAGGCCATCCCGGAGGTGGTGGTGTCACCGCCTGAGGATGACGAGTCGCCACCCACCGCCATTACAAAGGATAAGGAGGCGTATACCAATTGGCAACCGTCGCTGCAGACTAAAGGGCTCCAGCAGCTGCCCTTAGAAG GGCCACTGATGTCCACGCACTCTGTCCCCAGTAACCTGGATAGCAGCAGCAAGACCGGGGAGAGGAGGCCCTCCAGAGCTGGG GTGGACATGAACTTCATGAAGAAGATTCCTCCGGGCGCCGAGGCGTCCAACGTGCTGGTAGGGGAGGTGGACTTCCTGGAGAGGCCCATCATCGCCTTCGTACGCCTGTCCCCAGCCGTCCTCATCACAGGGCTCACGGAGGTGCCCGTGCCCACCAG GTTTTTGTTTCTGCTGCTGGGTCCACATGGTAAAGGCCCTCAGTACCATGAGATTGGCAGATCCATGGCCACACTGATGACAGATGAG atattccatgatgTGGCGTACAAGGCCAAAGATCGGATGGACCTGCTGTCTGGGATAGATGAATTTCTGGACCAGGTGACAGTCCTGCCCCCAGGAGAATGGGACCCCTCGATACGAATCGAACCCCCCAAGAACGTCCCATCGCAG TTGAAGAGGAAGATTCCCTCCCAGCCCAACGGGTCGCCCTCACCCTCTGGGGAGATGttgaaggaggaggatgaaggccaCGGAGCTGGGCCCGAGCTGCAGAGAACCGGACG GATCTTTGGAGGCCTGGTGATGGATATAAAGCGGAAGGCCCCGTTCTACTGGAGCGACATTCGGGACTCGTTTAACCTGCAGTGTCTGGCTTCCATCCTGTTCCTCTACTGCGCCTGCATGTCCCCGGTCATCACCTTCGGAGGACTGCTGGGCGAGGCCACCAAGGGAAACATA AGTGCCATAGAGTCTCTGTTTGGGGCATCCCTCACAGGAGTGGCCTTCTCTCTGTTTGCGGGGCAGCCCCTCACTATACTGGGCAGTACGGGGCCTGTCCTAGTTTTCGAGAAGATCCTCTTCAAGTTTTGCAA GGACTACGGCCTGTCCTACCTGTCTCTGAGGACCAGCATCGGCCTGTGGACGGCCTTCCTCTGCCTGGTCCTGGTGGCCACAGACGCTAGCTCCCTGGTCTGTTACATCACCCGCTTCACAGAGGAGGCCTTCGCCGCGCTCATCTGCATCATCTTCATCTACGAGGCCCTGGAGAAGCTCTTCCACCTGGGGGAACACTACCCCGTCAACATGCACAACGAGCTGGACAACCTCACCCTCTACTC GTGTCAGTGTTCTCCACCAGCCAACGCCTCCGCTGAGATCTTACAGACGTGGAACCGGACAGGACACACACCAGACGCTATCTCCTGGAACAGCCTCAACGTATCG ATGTGTAACCTGCTCCATGGAGAGTTTTCTGGTCCTGCCTGTGGTCACCACGGCCCCTACATCCCAGATGTCCTCTTCTGGtccatcatcctcttcttcaccaccttcttcctctcctccttcctcaagGAGATCAAGACCGAGCGATACTTCCCTACAAAG GTACGCTCCACCATCAGTGACTTTGCTGTGTTTCTGACCATTATGATCATGGTGCTGGTGGACTATCTGATGGGCATCCCCTCTCCTAAACTCAACGTACCCGACCGCTTTGAG CCTACCTCCAAGCATCGTGGCTGGCTGATCTCCCCGCTGGGCACCAACCCCTGGTGGACCCTGCTGGTGGCGGCGCTGCCCGCTCTACTCTGCACCATCCTCATCTTCATGGACCAGCAGATCACCGCCGTCATCATCAACCGCAAAGAACACAAACTCAAG AAAGGCTGTGGCTACCATCTGGACCTGCTGGTGGTGGCGGTAATGCTGGGGGTTTGCTCCATCATGGGCCTGCCCTGGTTCGTAGCCGCCACCGTGCTCTCCATCTCCCACGTCAACAGCCTCAAG GTGGAGTCGGGCTGCTCGGCGCCAGGAGAACAGCCCAAGTTCCTGGGCATCAGAGAGCAGAGGGTCACCGGCTTcatgatctttgtcctcatgggcTGCTCCGTCTTCATGACCTCCGCACTCAAG TTCATTCCTATGCCAGTGCTGTACGGGGTCTTCCTCTACATGGGAGCCTCTTCACTCAAAGGCATTCAG ttctTTGACCGTATCAAGTTGTTTGGTATGCCAGCCAAGCACCAGCCGGACCTGATCTACCTGCGCTACGTTCCCCTGTGGAAGGTCCATGTGTTCACCCTGGTGCAGCTCACCTGCCTCATACTGCTGTGGGTCATCAAGGCCTCCGCAGCCGCTGTCGTTTTCCCCATGATG GTGCTGGCCCTCGTCTTCATTCGGAAGCTTCTCGACTTTTTCTTTACCAAGAGGGAGCTCAGCTATCTGGACGACTTGATGCCCGAGAGCAAGAAGAAGAAAGAGGATgacaagaagaagaaggagagggagaaacgg GAGGCCCAGGCTTTATTGCTCGTAGAACAGGTGGGCGTGAATTCTGTGAAGGTCCATTATGACGGTGGGAACCTGCTCAAGATCCCAGTCAAAACGTTCTCAGGGAG